In Deltaproteobacteria bacterium, the following are encoded in one genomic region:
- a CDS encoding tRNA-binding protein, translating into MATELKPTVTFEESLAVLDIRVGRVIAAEFCSLTPRPTYKMVIDFGKFGTRTSHGRFTAHPLDEVVGRQVLAVLNFPPRTMGAVVSEVLVLGVQYPGRDSGEATFVAPVVNARIGSKLF; encoded by the coding sequence ATGGCCACGGAGCTCAAGCCAACAGTCACTTTCGAGGAATCCCTCGCCGTCCTGGATATCCGTGTCGGCCGCGTTATCGCCGCCGAATTTTGTTCGCTGACGCCCAGGCCGACCTATAAAATGGTCATTGATTTTGGAAAATTCGGCACGCGCACCAGCCATGGCCGCTTCACCGCCCATCCCCTGGACGAGGTCGTCGGGCGCCAGGTTCTGGCCGTGCTCAATTTCCCTCCCCGGACCATGGGCGCCGTCGTGTCCGAAGTGCTGGTCCTGGGTGTTCAGTACCCGGGCCGGGACAGCGGCGAGGCGACCTTTGTCGCCCCGGTCGTGAACGCCAGGATCGGAAGCAAGCTGTTTTAG